Genomic segment of Pseudomonas iranensis:
GGCCGTGCGTGATCAAGCATGCCCTCGGCGATGTCCAGCGCGACACCGCTGCCCTGGGTGAAACGCGAGGCCAGCGCCCGGCTGAAATAGCCGGTGCCGCAACCGAGATCGAGCCACCGCGACGGCATGAAACTCCCAGGCAAACGCGCAAGCAGCTGCGTGCCGACGTCACGCTGAAACTCGGCGACGCTATCGTAACTGGCCGCAGCACGGGAAAAAGACGCCGCCACCTGGCGCTTGTCGGGCAAGCCCCCAGGCAGCACAAGGGACAGGTCAGTCATCAGCGCACTCATGAAGAAAAGCCTGGATCGCGCCCGCGACTCCGTGCGGGTCGTCCAGCAGAAAAGCATGGCTGGCCTGTTCGATCAGACCAATTTCGATATCCGGCAACAGCGCGAACAATGCACCGGCCGCTTCCGCCGGGACCAGCGCGTCCTGTCCGCCGAACAGATGAAACTGCGGGCCGCGAAACCCCTGCAACGCCTGGCGTGTGTCCAGTTGCGCAAGGAGCTCCAGACCCGCCATCAGCGCGGCCGGCGCGATGGCTGGCGCGCCACCGAGCAGCAAGCGCGACAAGCCGCGCGGGTCTGGTGAACCTTGCGCACATAGCAGAGCGAAGCGCTTGAGCGTGGTACGCGGATCGGCCTGGCAACCGGCAAGAAACGCATCGAACGTCTCGCCAGGCATCGCGCTCGGCCACTGTTCATGGGCGACAAACGCAGGGTTGCTCGCCAGCGTGAGCAGCCCGCAGCACGCCTCACCGCGTCGTGCCGCCAACTCAGAGGCGAGCATGCCGCCCAGCGACCAGCCACCAAGCCAGACTTCCTGTGGAATGCGCGCATCGAGTTCGTCGAGCCAGTCTTTAAGGTCAGCGGAATCCAGCTCCGGCAGCGGTTCGATCTCGACTTGCAGATGTTCGTCGAGGCCACGCAATGCTGCGGCCAGCGGTTCCAGCGGCGATACGCCGAGGCCCCAGCCGGGCAGCAGGATCAGACGATTACGCATGGCCTGGCTCCAATGACAATCGGGCAAAACAATCTGCCAACCCTTCCAGCAACAGTTGCACCTGCGCCTCGCTGTGGGCGGCGGTCAGCGTTACGCGCAACCGCGCGCTGCCGGCCGGCACGGTTGGCGGGCGAATCGCAGTGACCATCAGCCCGCGCTCGCGCAGCATCTGCGACAACCGCACGGCGCGCCCGGCATCGCCGATCATGATCGGCTGGATCGGCGTGAAGCTGTCCATCAGTTCCAGTCCGATCTGCTCGGCGCCGTGGCGGAACTGGCGAATCAGCGTCTGC
This window contains:
- a CDS encoding alpha/beta fold hydrolase — protein: MRNRLILLPGWGLGVSPLEPLAAALRGLDEHLQVEIEPLPELDSADLKDWLDELDARIPQEVWLGGWSLGGMLASELAARRGEACCGLLTLASNPAFVAHEQWPSAMPGETFDAFLAGCQADPRTTLKRFALLCAQGSPDPRGLSRLLLGGAPAIAPAALMAGLELLAQLDTRQALQGFRGPQFHLFGGQDALVPAEAAGALFALLPDIEIGLIEQASHAFLLDDPHGVAGAIQAFLHECADD